Proteins from one Silurus meridionalis isolate SWU-2019-XX chromosome 3, ASM1480568v1, whole genome shotgun sequence genomic window:
- the si:ch211-67e16.4 gene encoding uncharacterized protein si:ch211-67e16.4 isoform X5, with translation MDVNLTISLMRGQMGVVIEKAVNAAVETVLGEMIRVMSLKFEQLRRELTTKEKENEDIRKMLESTRCQMKVLRQKYVNALNTKDDRHAPHRHTLGQINAARQAAGHLDANRQAAGHLDASRQAAGHLDANRQAAGHLDANRQAAGHLDASRQAAGHLDASRQAAGHLEASRPAAGHLDASRQAAGHLDASRQAAGHLDASRQAAGQLDTTRAHQITPDHGLPLRRRSSNTGSPSAEPLTLSLKPRNPDPAHTALPVPKTHKVTHEPVPTESCQNAEMHNEEVPELKLHLGLKVENTCSLAQECSDPLWGQTPQKTTEAEHTEVTDPNLLPVAHTIEALNSAITDTSQPVLKIKQEEAEVEIVEVKEEQAEPSTSELPKIELHQHLAGAGVAIELQVPQQCVQIPSGTEPAFMGVDPSACLHVNQTYMELRLERTEKPSRKESSRKYREKINADPVKKMAMLEARRQRYQERKAKGEIMSSIQLPIEKRIKLQQRWVASKQRQRRKAKIQNCPMFSL, from the exons ATGGACGTGAATTTGACTATTTCTCTGATGAGAGGTCAGATGGGGGTGGTGATTGAAAAGGCCGTGAACGCGGCGGTGGAGACGGTGTTGGGGGAGATGATCCGGGTGATGAGCCTCAAATTTGAACAACTGCGAAGAGAATTAACGACCAAAGAGAAGGAGAACGAGGACATCAGGAAGATGTTAGAATCCACTCGGTGTCAGATGAAGGTCCTGCGGCAGAAATATGTTAATGCACTGAACACTAAGGATGATAGACATGcgccacacagacacacacttggTCAGATTAACGCAGCCAGACAGGCAGCCGGTCATCTGGACGCAAACAGACAGGCAGCCGGTCATCTGGACGCAAGCAGACAGGCAGCCGGTCATCTGGACGCAAACAGACAGGCAGCCGGTCATCTGGACGCAAACAGACAGGCAGCCGGTCATCTGGACGCAAGCAGGCAGGCAGCCGGTCATCTGGACGCAAGCAGGCAGGCAGCCGGTCATCTGGAAGCAAGCAGGCCGGCAGCCGGTCATCTGGACGCAAGCAGACAGGCAGCCGGTCATCTGGACGCAAGCAGACAGGCAGCCGGTCATCTGGACGCAAGCAGACAGGCAGCCGGTCAGTTGGATACAACCAGAGCTCACCAGATCACGCCTGATCATGGACTACCACTGAGAAGACGCTCTTCAAACACAGGATCACCCAGTGCTGAAcctctcacactttctctcaaaCCCCGGAACCCTGATCCAGCTCATACAGCACTACCCGTCCCTAAAACTCATAAAGTGACCCATGAACCTGTCCCTACTGAGAGTTGCCAAAATGCTGAAATGCACAATGAGGAGGTGCCAGAATTAAAACTACATCTGGGATTGAAAG tgGAGAACACGTGCAGCCTCGCACAAGAGTGCAGCGATCCTCTATGGGGTCAAACACCTCAAAAGACCACAGAAGCTGAACACACTGAAGTCACAGACCCAAACCTTCTCCCTGTTGCTCATACAATCGAGGCACTGAACTCGGCTATAACAGACACCAGCCAACCTGTTTTAAAGATCAAACAGGAGGAAGCCGAGGTCGAGATCGTCGAGGTGAAGGAGGAGCAAGCTGAGCCGTCCACTTCAGAGCTTCCTAAGATCGAACTACACCAGCATTTGGCTGGAGCAGGAGTGGCCATAGAGCTGCAAGTGCCTCAACAGTGTGTCCAGATACCTTCAGGGACTGAACCTGCTTTCATGGGTGTGGACCCAAGTGCAT GTCTTCATGTAAACCAGACGTATATGGAGCTCAGGCTCGAAAGAACAG AAAAACCAAGTCGCAAAGAGAGCTCCAGGAaatacagagagaaaataaatgctgATCCTGTCAAAAAGATGGCCATGCTGGAGGCGAGACGTCAAAG GTACCAGGAAAGAAAAGCCAAAGGAGAGATCATGTCCAGCATACAACTCCCTATAGAAAAGAGAATAAAGCTGCAGCAGAGATGGGTGGCATCAAAGCAGCGacaaagaagaaaagcaaaaatccAAAACTGCCCAATGTTTAGCCTTTAA
- the si:ch211-67e16.4 gene encoding uncharacterized protein si:ch211-67e16.4 isoform X2 translates to MDVNLTISLMRGQMGVVIEKAVNAAVETVLGEMIRVMSLKFEQLRRELTTKEKENEDIRKMLESTRCQMKVLRQKYVNALNTKDDRHAPHRHTLGQINAARQAAGHLDANRQAAGHLDASRQAAGHLDANRQAAGHLDANRQAAGHLDASRQAAGHLDASRQAAGHLEASRPAAGHLDASRQAAGHLDASRQAAGQLDTTRAHQITPDHGLPLRRRSSNTGSPSAEPLTLSLKPRNPDPAHTALPVPKTHKVTHEPVPTESCQNAEMHNEEVPELKLHLGLKVENTCSLAQECSDPLWGQTPQKTTEAEHTEVTDPNLLPVAHTIEALNSAITDTSQPVLKIKQEEAEVEIVEVKEEQAEPSTSELPKIELHQHLAGAGVAIELQVPQQCVQIPSGTEPAFMGVDPSAYTESQLTVADTQRQLHPFCKDLMLYEDYKRKRIEVRKRSETRRRELERTLPQALLADLVKERREKTRLRVARWRAKRKLQACLMAQAAQFNSTQAFYTQRNGRGRGGAGPQQGGIGLGTAQSESGVYTMPLQMGTNPLLAAQRLGMAEGQMQPGASVFVQQRTSAAGTENYQ, encoded by the exons ATGGACGTGAATTTGACTATTTCTCTGATGAGAGGTCAGATGGGGGTGGTGATTGAAAAGGCCGTGAACGCGGCGGTGGAGACGGTGTTGGGGGAGATGATCCGGGTGATGAGCCTCAAATTTGAACAACTGCGAAGAGAATTAACGACCAAAGAGAAGGAGAACGAGGACATCAGGAAGATGTTAGAATCCACTCGGTGTCAGATGAAGGTCCTGCGGCAGAAATATGTTAATGCACTGAACACTAAGGATGATAGACATGcgccacacagacacacacttggTCAGATTAACGCAGCCAGACAGGCAGCCGGTCATCTGGACGCAAACAGACAGGCAGCCGGTCATCTGGACGCAAGCAGACAGGCAGCCGGTCATCTGGACGCAAACAGACAGGCAGCCGGTCATCTGGACGCAAACAGACAGGCAGCCGGTCATCTGGACGCAAGCAGGCAGGCAGCCGGTCATCTGGACGCAAGCAGGCAGGCAGCCGGTCATCTGGAAGCAAGCAGGCCGGCAGCCGGTCATCTGGACGCAAGCAGACAGGCAGCCGGTCATCTGGACGCAAGCAGACAG GCAGCCGGTCAGTTGGATACAACCAGAGCTCACCAGATCACGCCTGATCATGGACTACCACTGAGAAGACGCTCTTCAAACACAGGATCACCCAGTGCTGAAcctctcacactttctctcaaaCCCCGGAACCCTGATCCAGCTCATACAGCACTACCCGTCCCTAAAACTCATAAAGTGACCCATGAACCTGTCCCTACTGAGAGTTGCCAAAATGCTGAAATGCACAATGAGGAGGTGCCAGAATTAAAACTACATCTGGGATTGAAAG tgGAGAACACGTGCAGCCTCGCACAAGAGTGCAGCGATCCTCTATGGGGTCAAACACCTCAAAAGACCACAGAAGCTGAACACACTGAAGTCACAGACCCAAACCTTCTCCCTGTTGCTCATACAATCGAGGCACTGAACTCGGCTATAACAGACACCAGCCAACCTGTTTTAAAGATCAAACAGGAGGAAGCCGAGGTCGAGATCGTCGAGGTGAAGGAGGAGCAAGCTGAGCCGTCCACTTCAGAGCTTCCTAAGATCGAACTACACCAGCATTTGGCTGGAGCAGGAGTGGCCATAGAGCTGCAAGTGCCTCAACAGTGTGTCCAGATACCTTCAGGGACTGAACCTGCTTTCATGGGTGTGGACCCAAGTGCAT ATACTGAGTCTCAGCTGACTGTGGCAGATACACAGAGGCAGCTGCATCCTTTCTGCAAAGACCTGATGCTGTATGAAGATTACAAGCGAAAACGTATAGAAGTGCGTAAACGCAGCGAGACCCGACGGCGCGAGCTGGAGCGGACGCTGCCACAGGCTCTACTGGCCGACCTGGTGAAGGAACGCAGGGAAAAGACCCGTCTCAGAGTGGCCCGCTGGAGAGCCAAACGCAAGTTGCAGGCCTGCCTGATGGCACAGGCAGCACAGTTTAACAGCACACAGGCTTTCTACACTCAGCGCAACGGCAGGGGGAGGGGAGGCGCCGGCCCACAACAGGGGGGCATCGGTCTCGGTACAGCTCAGTCTGAGTCTGGTGTGTACACCATGCCACTGCAGATGGGCACCAATCCTTTACTGGCAGCACAAAGACTCGGCATGGCCGAAGGTCAAATGCAGCCTGGAGCCTCTGTGTTTGTACAGCAGAGAACTTCAGCAGCCGGAACTGAGAACTACCAGTAA
- the si:ch211-67e16.4 gene encoding uncharacterized protein si:ch211-67e16.4 isoform X3: MDVNLTISLMRGQMGVVIEKAVNAAVETVLGEMIRVMSLKFEQLRRELTTKEKENEDIRKMLESTRCQMKVLRQKYVNALNTKDDRHAPHRHTLGQINAARQAAGHLDANRQAAGHLDANRQAAGHLDASRQAAGHLDASRQAAGHLEASRPAAGHLDASRQAAGHLDASRQAAGHLDASRQAAGQLDTTRAHQITPDHGLPLRRRSSNTGSPSAEPLTLSLKPRNPDPAHTALPVPKTHKVTHEPVPTESCQNAEMHNEEVPELKLHLGLKVENTCSLAQECSDPLWGQTPQKTTEAEHTEVTDPNLLPVAHTIEALNSAITDTSQPVLKIKQEEAEVEIVEVKEEQAEPSTSELPKIELHQHLAGAGVAIELQVPQQCVQIPSGTEPAFMGVDPSAYTESQLTVADTQRQLHPFCKDLMLYEDYKRKRIEVRKRSETRRRELERTLPQALLADLVKERREKTRLRVARWRAKRKLQACLMAQAAQFNSTQAFYTQRNGRGRGGAGPQQGGIGLGTAQSESGVYTMPLQMGTNPLLAAQRLGMAEGQMQPGASVFVQQRTSAAGTENYQ; this comes from the exons ATGGACGTGAATTTGACTATTTCTCTGATGAGAGGTCAGATGGGGGTGGTGATTGAAAAGGCCGTGAACGCGGCGGTGGAGACGGTGTTGGGGGAGATGATCCGGGTGATGAGCCTCAAATTTGAACAACTGCGAAGAGAATTAACGACCAAAGAGAAGGAGAACGAGGACATCAGGAAGATGTTAGAATCCACTCGGTGTCAGATGAAGGTCCTGCGGCAGAAATATGTTAATGCACTGAACACTAAGGATGATAGACATGcgccacacagacacacacttggTCAGATTAACGCAGCCAGACAG GCAGCCGGTCATCTGGACGCAAACAGACAGGCAGCCGGTCATCTGGACGCAAACAGACAGGCAGCCGGTCATCTGGACGCAAGCAGGCAGGCAGCCGGTCATCTGGACGCAAGCAGGCAGGCAGCCGGTCATCTGGAAGCAAGCAGGCCGGCAGCCGGTCATCTGGACGCAAGCAGACAGGCAGCCGGTCATCTGGACGCAAGCAGACAGGCAGCCGGTCATCTGGACGCAAGCAGACAGGCAGCCGGTCAGTTGGATACAACCAGAGCTCACCAGATCACGCCTGATCATGGACTACCACTGAGAAGACGCTCTTCAAACACAGGATCACCCAGTGCTGAAcctctcacactttctctcaaaCCCCGGAACCCTGATCCAGCTCATACAGCACTACCCGTCCCTAAAACTCATAAAGTGACCCATGAACCTGTCCCTACTGAGAGTTGCCAAAATGCTGAAATGCACAATGAGGAGGTGCCAGAATTAAAACTACATCTGGGATTGAAAG tgGAGAACACGTGCAGCCTCGCACAAGAGTGCAGCGATCCTCTATGGGGTCAAACACCTCAAAAGACCACAGAAGCTGAACACACTGAAGTCACAGACCCAAACCTTCTCCCTGTTGCTCATACAATCGAGGCACTGAACTCGGCTATAACAGACACCAGCCAACCTGTTTTAAAGATCAAACAGGAGGAAGCCGAGGTCGAGATCGTCGAGGTGAAGGAGGAGCAAGCTGAGCCGTCCACTTCAGAGCTTCCTAAGATCGAACTACACCAGCATTTGGCTGGAGCAGGAGTGGCCATAGAGCTGCAAGTGCCTCAACAGTGTGTCCAGATACCTTCAGGGACTGAACCTGCTTTCATGGGTGTGGACCCAAGTGCAT ATACTGAGTCTCAGCTGACTGTGGCAGATACACAGAGGCAGCTGCATCCTTTCTGCAAAGACCTGATGCTGTATGAAGATTACAAGCGAAAACGTATAGAAGTGCGTAAACGCAGCGAGACCCGACGGCGCGAGCTGGAGCGGACGCTGCCACAGGCTCTACTGGCCGACCTGGTGAAGGAACGCAGGGAAAAGACCCGTCTCAGAGTGGCCCGCTGGAGAGCCAAACGCAAGTTGCAGGCCTGCCTGATGGCACAGGCAGCACAGTTTAACAGCACACAGGCTTTCTACACTCAGCGCAACGGCAGGGGGAGGGGAGGCGCCGGCCCACAACAGGGGGGCATCGGTCTCGGTACAGCTCAGTCTGAGTCTGGTGTGTACACCATGCCACTGCAGATGGGCACCAATCCTTTACTGGCAGCACAAAGACTCGGCATGGCCGAAGGTCAAATGCAGCCTGGAGCCTCTGTGTTTGTACAGCAGAGAACTTCAGCAGCCGGAACTGAGAACTACCAGTAA
- the si:ch211-67e16.4 gene encoding uncharacterized protein si:ch211-67e16.4 isoform X1, whose protein sequence is MDVNLTISLMRGQMGVVIEKAVNAAVETVLGEMIRVMSLKFEQLRRELTTKEKENEDIRKMLESTRCQMKVLRQKYVNALNTKDDRHAPHRHTLGQINAARQAAGHLDANRQAAGHLDASRQAAGHLDANRQAAGHLDANRQAAGHLDASRQAAGHLDASRQAAGHLEASRPAAGHLDASRQAAGHLDASRQAAGHLDASRQAAGQLDTTRAHQITPDHGLPLRRRSSNTGSPSAEPLTLSLKPRNPDPAHTALPVPKTHKVTHEPVPTESCQNAEMHNEEVPELKLHLGLKVENTCSLAQECSDPLWGQTPQKTTEAEHTEVTDPNLLPVAHTIEALNSAITDTSQPVLKIKQEEAEVEIVEVKEEQAEPSTSELPKIELHQHLAGAGVAIELQVPQQCVQIPSGTEPAFMGVDPSAYTESQLTVADTQRQLHPFCKDLMLYEDYKRKRIEVRKRSETRRRELERTLPQALLADLVKERREKTRLRVARWRAKRKLQACLMAQAAQFNSTQAFYTQRNGRGRGGAGPQQGGIGLGTAQSESGVYTMPLQMGTNPLLAAQRLGMAEGQMQPGASVFVQQRTSAAGTENYQ, encoded by the exons ATGGACGTGAATTTGACTATTTCTCTGATGAGAGGTCAGATGGGGGTGGTGATTGAAAAGGCCGTGAACGCGGCGGTGGAGACGGTGTTGGGGGAGATGATCCGGGTGATGAGCCTCAAATTTGAACAACTGCGAAGAGAATTAACGACCAAAGAGAAGGAGAACGAGGACATCAGGAAGATGTTAGAATCCACTCGGTGTCAGATGAAGGTCCTGCGGCAGAAATATGTTAATGCACTGAACACTAAGGATGATAGACATGcgccacacagacacacacttggTCAGATTAACGCAGCCAGACAGGCAGCCGGTCATCTGGACGCAAACAGACAGGCAGCCGGTCATCTGGACGCAAGCAGACAGGCAGCCGGTCATCTGGACGCAAACAGACAGGCAGCCGGTCATCTGGACGCAAACAGACAGGCAGCCGGTCATCTGGACGCAAGCAGGCAGGCAGCCGGTCATCTGGACGCAAGCAGGCAGGCAGCCGGTCATCTGGAAGCAAGCAGGCCGGCAGCCGGTCATCTGGACGCAAGCAGACAGGCAGCCGGTCATCTGGACGCAAGCAGACAGGCAGCCGGTCATCTGGACGCAAGCAGACAGGCAGCCGGTCAGTTGGATACAACCAGAGCTCACCAGATCACGCCTGATCATGGACTACCACTGAGAAGACGCTCTTCAAACACAGGATCACCCAGTGCTGAAcctctcacactttctctcaaaCCCCGGAACCCTGATCCAGCTCATACAGCACTACCCGTCCCTAAAACTCATAAAGTGACCCATGAACCTGTCCCTACTGAGAGTTGCCAAAATGCTGAAATGCACAATGAGGAGGTGCCAGAATTAAAACTACATCTGGGATTGAAAG tgGAGAACACGTGCAGCCTCGCACAAGAGTGCAGCGATCCTCTATGGGGTCAAACACCTCAAAAGACCACAGAAGCTGAACACACTGAAGTCACAGACCCAAACCTTCTCCCTGTTGCTCATACAATCGAGGCACTGAACTCGGCTATAACAGACACCAGCCAACCTGTTTTAAAGATCAAACAGGAGGAAGCCGAGGTCGAGATCGTCGAGGTGAAGGAGGAGCAAGCTGAGCCGTCCACTTCAGAGCTTCCTAAGATCGAACTACACCAGCATTTGGCTGGAGCAGGAGTGGCCATAGAGCTGCAAGTGCCTCAACAGTGTGTCCAGATACCTTCAGGGACTGAACCTGCTTTCATGGGTGTGGACCCAAGTGCAT ATACTGAGTCTCAGCTGACTGTGGCAGATACACAGAGGCAGCTGCATCCTTTCTGCAAAGACCTGATGCTGTATGAAGATTACAAGCGAAAACGTATAGAAGTGCGTAAACGCAGCGAGACCCGACGGCGCGAGCTGGAGCGGACGCTGCCACAGGCTCTACTGGCCGACCTGGTGAAGGAACGCAGGGAAAAGACCCGTCTCAGAGTGGCCCGCTGGAGAGCCAAACGCAAGTTGCAGGCCTGCCTGATGGCACAGGCAGCACAGTTTAACAGCACACAGGCTTTCTACACTCAGCGCAACGGCAGGGGGAGGGGAGGCGCCGGCCCACAACAGGGGGGCATCGGTCTCGGTACAGCTCAGTCTGAGTCTGGTGTGTACACCATGCCACTGCAGATGGGCACCAATCCTTTACTGGCAGCACAAAGACTCGGCATGGCCGAAGGTCAAATGCAGCCTGGAGCCTCTGTGTTTGTACAGCAGAGAACTTCAGCAGCCGGAACTGAGAACTACCAGTAA
- the si:ch211-67e16.4 gene encoding uncharacterized protein si:ch211-67e16.4 isoform X4, whose translation MDVNLTISLMRGQMGVVIEKAVNAAVETVLGEMIRVMSLKFEQLRRELTTKEKENEDIRKMLESTRCQMKVLRQKYVNALNTKDDRHAPHRHTLGQINAARQAAGHLDANRQAAGHLDASRQAAGHLDASRQAAGHLEASRPAAGHLDASRQAAGHLDASRQAAGHLDASRQAAGQLDTTRAHQITPDHGLPLRRRSSNTGSPSAEPLTLSLKPRNPDPAHTALPVPKTHKVTHEPVPTESCQNAEMHNEEVPELKLHLGLKVENTCSLAQECSDPLWGQTPQKTTEAEHTEVTDPNLLPVAHTIEALNSAITDTSQPVLKIKQEEAEVEIVEVKEEQAEPSTSELPKIELHQHLAGAGVAIELQVPQQCVQIPSGTEPAFMGVDPSAYTESQLTVADTQRQLHPFCKDLMLYEDYKRKRIEVRKRSETRRRELERTLPQALLADLVKERREKTRLRVARWRAKRKLQACLMAQAAQFNSTQAFYTQRNGRGRGGAGPQQGGIGLGTAQSESGVYTMPLQMGTNPLLAAQRLGMAEGQMQPGASVFVQQRTSAAGTENYQ comes from the exons ATGGACGTGAATTTGACTATTTCTCTGATGAGAGGTCAGATGGGGGTGGTGATTGAAAAGGCCGTGAACGCGGCGGTGGAGACGGTGTTGGGGGAGATGATCCGGGTGATGAGCCTCAAATTTGAACAACTGCGAAGAGAATTAACGACCAAAGAGAAGGAGAACGAGGACATCAGGAAGATGTTAGAATCCACTCGGTGTCAGATGAAGGTCCTGCGGCAGAAATATGTTAATGCACTGAACACTAAGGATGATAGACATGcgccacacagacacacacttggTCAGATTAACGCAGCCAGACAG GCAGCCGGTCATCTGGACGCAAACAGACAGGCAGCCGGTCATCTGGACGCAAGCAGGCAGGCAGCCGGTCATCTGGACGCAAGCAGGCAGGCAGCCGGTCATCTGGAAGCAAGCAGGCCGGCAGCCGGTCATCTGGACGCAAGCAGACAGGCAGCCGGTCATCTGGACGCAAGCAGACAGGCAGCCGGTCATCTGGACGCAAGCAGACAGGCAGCCGGTCAGTTGGATACAACCAGAGCTCACCAGATCACGCCTGATCATGGACTACCACTGAGAAGACGCTCTTCAAACACAGGATCACCCAGTGCTGAAcctctcacactttctctcaaaCCCCGGAACCCTGATCCAGCTCATACAGCACTACCCGTCCCTAAAACTCATAAAGTGACCCATGAACCTGTCCCTACTGAGAGTTGCCAAAATGCTGAAATGCACAATGAGGAGGTGCCAGAATTAAAACTACATCTGGGATTGAAAG tgGAGAACACGTGCAGCCTCGCACAAGAGTGCAGCGATCCTCTATGGGGTCAAACACCTCAAAAGACCACAGAAGCTGAACACACTGAAGTCACAGACCCAAACCTTCTCCCTGTTGCTCATACAATCGAGGCACTGAACTCGGCTATAACAGACACCAGCCAACCTGTTTTAAAGATCAAACAGGAGGAAGCCGAGGTCGAGATCGTCGAGGTGAAGGAGGAGCAAGCTGAGCCGTCCACTTCAGAGCTTCCTAAGATCGAACTACACCAGCATTTGGCTGGAGCAGGAGTGGCCATAGAGCTGCAAGTGCCTCAACAGTGTGTCCAGATACCTTCAGGGACTGAACCTGCTTTCATGGGTGTGGACCCAAGTGCAT ATACTGAGTCTCAGCTGACTGTGGCAGATACACAGAGGCAGCTGCATCCTTTCTGCAAAGACCTGATGCTGTATGAAGATTACAAGCGAAAACGTATAGAAGTGCGTAAACGCAGCGAGACCCGACGGCGCGAGCTGGAGCGGACGCTGCCACAGGCTCTACTGGCCGACCTGGTGAAGGAACGCAGGGAAAAGACCCGTCTCAGAGTGGCCCGCTGGAGAGCCAAACGCAAGTTGCAGGCCTGCCTGATGGCACAGGCAGCACAGTTTAACAGCACACAGGCTTTCTACACTCAGCGCAACGGCAGGGGGAGGGGAGGCGCCGGCCCACAACAGGGGGGCATCGGTCTCGGTACAGCTCAGTCTGAGTCTGGTGTGTACACCATGCCACTGCAGATGGGCACCAATCCTTTACTGGCAGCACAAAGACTCGGCATGGCCGAAGGTCAAATGCAGCCTGGAGCCTCTGTGTTTGTACAGCAGAGAACTTCAGCAGCCGGAACTGAGAACTACCAGTAA